The sequence CCAGATCAGGAACAGGATCACCGTGACCACGGCGAACACGCCGATGAACGGGTAGCCGGCCGGATGGATCGGCACCAGGACCCCGCGGATCGTATGCAGAAGATGGGGGTCGTCGTTCAAGGCGTCTTGTCTCCGCTTGCCGGGGCCGCATCGCCGGGGGTCGGCGGTGAGGACTGCCGTCGCTTCTGCCATTCGGCGACGTTACGATTGTGCTCCTCCAGCGTCCGGGCGAAGACATGCCCGCCGGACCCGTCGGCCACGAAGTAATAATAGTCCGTAACCGCCGGCTTGAGCACTGCGGCAAGTGCGTCGCGCCCGGGATTCGCGATCGGCCCCGGCGGCAGGCCGGTCACGATATAGGTGTTGTAGGGCGAGTCGAGCTTCCAGTCGGCCCGGGTCAGCGGGCGGCCGAGCGGCTCCTTGCCCTGGGTCAGGGCATAGATCACCGTCGGGTCGGCCTGCAGCGGCATGCCGGCCTGCAGCCGGTTCAGGAACACGCTGGCGACCGCCGGCCGTTCCGCCGGCACGCCGGTCTCCTTCTCCACGATGGACGCCAGGGTGACGGCCTCCTGCGGCGATTTGAACGGCAGCCCGTTCGCCCGCCTGGCCCAGAGCGTGTCGACCTCCTGCCGCATCGCCTTGCGCATCCGCTCGATCACGGCCGCGCGGGTGTCGCCGCGAATGAACTGGTACGTCTCCGGCAGCAGCGAGCCTTCGGGCGGGACATCCCCGGCCTCGCCGGTCAAGAGCGGCTCGGCCTGCACCAGGGCCACGATCTCGGTCGAGGTCAAGCCTTCCGGCACGGTGATCTTGTGCGAGACGTTGCTGCCGCGGGCCAGCAGGTCGGCGGCCCCGGCCGGGGAGGTTCCGGGCGCGAAGGCGTATTCCCCGGCCTTCAGGACGCGGTCGTCGCCGTCCAGCGCGGTCCCGGCCAGGAACACCCAGCGGTTCTCCACGACGCCCGCCGCCTCGAGCTGCGCCGCGATCGCGGTCAGGCCACTGCCGCGCTCGATGACGAGCGTCGCCGGGGCTGTCAGCGGCCCCGGCGAGCGATACTCATGAAGAAACCACGCGACGCCGCCACCGATGACGGCCGCCAGGACCACCAGGAAGACGAGCGCGCGGGCGAGTGCCCGAAGCATGAACTCAGACGTACTCGCGGAAGATCAGCGACGCGTTGGTCCCGCCGAAGCCGAAGCTGTTCGACAGCGCGGCGCGCACCGGCCGCTCCTTGGCCTGCCTCGGCACCAGGTCGACGCCGAGGCAGCTGTCCGAAGGATCCTCGAGGTTCAGGGTCGGCGGCACCACGTCGTGGTTGACCGCGAGCACCGAATAGATCGCCTCGACCGCGCCGGCCGCACCGAGCAGATGCCCGATCGCGGACTTGGTCGAGGACATGGACACGGTCTCGATCGCATTGCCGAACAGGCGCTTGACCGCGCCGAGCTCGATCTCGTCGCCGAGCGGCGTCGAGGTGCCGTGGGCGTTGACGTAGTCGATGTCCGACGGGCTCAGTCCGGCCCGCTTCAGCGCCGCCGACATCGCCCGGAAACCGCCATTGCCGTCGTCCGGCGGGGCGGTGATGTGATGCGCGTCGCCCGACAGGCCGTAGCCCACCACCTCGGCATAGATCGTGGCGCCGCGCGCCTTGGCGTGCTCCAGCTCCTCC comes from Inquilinus sp. Marseille-Q2685 and encodes:
- the mltG gene encoding endolytic transglycosylase MltG, with amino-acid sequence MLRALARALVFLVVLAAVIGGGVAWFLHEYRSPGPLTAPATLVIERGSGLTAIAAQLEAAGVVENRWVFLAGTALDGDDRVLKAGEYAFAPGTSPAGAADLLARGSNVSHKITVPEGLTSTEIVALVQAEPLLTGEAGDVPPEGSLLPETYQFIRGDTRAAVIERMRKAMRQEVDTLWARRANGLPFKSPQEAVTLASIVEKETGVPAERPAVASVFLNRLQAGMPLQADPTVIYALTQGKEPLGRPLTRADWKLDSPYNTYIVTGLPPGPIANPGRDALAAVLKPAVTDYYYFVADGSGGHVFARTLEEHNRNVAEWQKRRQSSPPTPGDAAPASGDKTP